From one Candidatus Woesearchaeota archaeon genomic stretch:
- a CDS encoding DUF371 domain-containing protein codes for MSRRSKSLVLILRRKQENKKILLLKTVQIRFTAKGHPHMRISHKSTFEITKDEEVTPAGDCIVACSADFDPVQVKEFLESYDVFTVRFECGGVAEEVNVTSNKDFDDERELVFRLGSYSSPRTAGIDATKAAKHFNEDLRKNIQKGSTIIITFIPYERVEKQRRGL; via the coding sequence ATGTCAAGGCGCTCAAAGAGCTTGGTGTTGATCTTGAGGCGCAAGCAAGAGAACAAAAAAATACTTCTCTTGAAGACCGTGCAAATTAGGTTCACAGCAAAGGGACATCCTCATATGCGTATTTCTCATAAATCTACTTTTGAAATCACTAAAGACGAGGAAGTAACGCCAGCAGGTGATTGCATTGTTGCATGCAGCGCGGATTTTGATCCTGTGCAGGTAAAAGAATTTCTTGAGAGCTATGATGTTTTTACTGTTCGCTTTGAGTGTGGTGGTGTGGCAGAAGAGGTCAATGTTACCTCAAATAAGGACTTTGATGATGAAAGAGAGCTCGTTTTTCGTTTAGGTTCGTACAGTTCCCCTCGTACCGCAGGAATTGATGCAACAAAAGCAGCAAAACATTTTAATGAGGATCTGCGTAAAAATATTCAAAAAGGAAGCACCATTATTATTACGTTTATCCCCTATGAACGCGTTGAAAAACAAAGACGGGGGTTGTGA
- a CDS encoding RNA-binding protein → MKTLSKKDIKQLNERIGREVFSKKDLLQEECGRYYRNKELVFFTLPQGRLAPSLKFLLKDLYLPKVTVDMGAVKFVVGGADIMRPGVTACDEGVMQGDLVVVVDETHGKPLAVGEALMGSEELLAATSGKVVKNLHYVGDDLWNA, encoded by the coding sequence ATGAAAACACTATCGAAAAAAGACATCAAACAACTTAATGAGCGCATAGGAAGAGAGGTCTTTTCTAAAAAAGACTTGCTACAAGAAGAGTGCGGAAGGTATTATAGAAATAAAGAACTGGTTTTTTTCACCTTGCCACAAGGAAGACTTGCTCCCTCATTGAAATTCTTGCTCAAAGATCTGTACTTGCCCAAGGTTACTGTTGATATGGGTGCTGTGAAATTCGTAGTGGGGGGTGCTGATATCATGCGACCAGGGGTTACTGCGTGTGATGAAGGGGTGATGCAAGGCGATCTTGTGGTTGTGGTTGATGAGACTCACGGCAAGCCACTTGCGGTGGGGGAGGCTCTTATGGGTTCTGAAGAGTTGCTTGCAGCTACGAGTGGCAAGGTCGTTAAGAATCTGCATTATGTGGGCGATGATCTTTGGAATGCGTAG